One Spiroplasma endosymbiont of Cantharis nigra DNA segment encodes these proteins:
- a CDS encoding ABC transporter ATP-binding protein, whose translation MIEIKNITRKLGNFGLKDVSFTIKKGSVVAFVGDNGAGKTTTIKALFGELKLDSGEVLIDGQSLFKNNNLSKVAFFPDSNNVPLDIRVHEYLHYICAANNMDKNRTDLSIDNVYRLLELRPYKDKKIKELSSGWKKKAIMASVLVRSPEYIIFDEPTANVDVESKLYFMNIFKLLSKVGITILITSHIIEELQELADYLVLIKKGQIVYANDFDRKKEHIMDIYKKHMNEPIKDLNILRDLYRNKEENG comes from the coding sequence ATGATTGAAATAAAAAATATAACCAGAAAATTAGGGAATTTTGGGTTAAAAGATGTTAGTTTTACAATTAAAAAAGGTTCAGTAGTAGCTTTCGTAGGTGATAATGGTGCCGGTAAAACAACAACAATAAAAGCACTTTTTGGTGAACTTAAATTAGATAGTGGCGAGGTTTTAATTGATGGACAAAGTCTATTTAAAAATAATAACCTTTCAAAGGTGGCTTTTTTTCCAGATTCAAATAATGTGCCTTTGGATATAAGAGTTCATGAATATTTACATTATATTTGTGCTGCAAATAATATGGATAAAAATAGAACAGATTTAAGCATTGATAACGTATATAGATTATTAGAACTTAGACCATATAAAGATAAAAAAATAAAAGAATTATCGTCAGGTTGAAAAAAGAAAGCTATTATGGCAAGTGTTTTGGTTAGATCACCAGAGTATATTATTTTTGATGAACCAACAGCAAATGTTGATGTTGAATCAAAATTATACTTTATGAATATTTTTAAACTCCTATCAAAAGTGGGAATAACAATTTTAATTACAAGTCATATAATCGAAGAATTACAAGAACTTGCTGATTATCTTGTATTAATTAAAAAAGGACAAATCGTGTATGCAAATGACTTCGATAGAAAAAAAGAACACATAATGGATATTTATAAAAAACATATGAATGAACCAATTAAGGATTTGAATATTCTTAGAGATTTATATCGAAATAAAGAGGAAAATGGATAA
- a CDS encoding ATP-dependent helicase produces the protein MIKELLKELNDEQLDSVITTDVPVRIIAGAGSGKTRVITTKIAYLIEKEGIYPSKILAVTFTNKAAQEMKDRVSKIIPNLDRSPLITTFHSFCVRVLREDCEDIGISKDFTIIDASDQAKIIRDIIKKLDISTEKNRPERKILSKISNWKSKQIDWNEAYEETFNFEEKKWAKAYRDYQQYLYEKNYLDFDDLILKVHKLFNDNINIREKWRNRFDYIMVDEFQDTNYIQFDLVKWLTGKKNNLTVVGDPDQTIYSWRGAKVNIILNFRNEFSNSRTIMLNENYRSTKPILDIANNFIDNNKNREKKDIFTQKKEGEIVQVKEVASRNFEAKFVSKKIKELVVENNYKYSDIFVLYRTNAWSQEFEKEFQNQKVPFQLIGGFKFRDRKVIKDVTALLRAVVFKDDLSMERVFTFTPKVGAVTASKLKAASEQLNLNLFDLLTTKSQEVNQISKNLNDLIECLKNARKIFEENKSILKLTETLIKESGYRDRLDLKDKEDIEALQNLEAYYDQMEKYDTYYNETENDLNRAVIFLQEEALSSDEENQNEINKVTLLTIHSAKGLENKVVFIVGLNKDVFPSKMSFLSIENLEEERRAFYVAITRAQERLFISYVSGEYSYISNGELGPSRFIQELNPELYEIEKSIYFHSNTDVSSTYKGKANLELKPDKLEAGVVKGDKIKHMIFGDGLVIKIIDRYISVAFTDPKQGVKMIPINSASWEKIE, from the coding sequence ATGATAAAAGAACTATTAAAAGAATTAAATGATGAGCAACTTGACTCAGTAATTACTACTGATGTGCCTGTAAGAATAATAGCAGGAGCTGGAAGTGGTAAAACAAGAGTTATAACAACAAAAATAGCATATCTAATTGAAAAAGAGGGAATTTACCCCTCAAAGATATTAGCAGTTACTTTTACAAACAAGGCAGCTCAGGAAATGAAAGATAGAGTTAGTAAAATAATTCCAAATTTAGATAGAAGTCCTTTAATTACAACATTTCACTCTTTTTGCGTTAGAGTGCTTAGAGAAGATTGCGAAGATATTGGTATATCAAAGGATTTCACTATTATTGATGCTTCAGATCAAGCAAAAATAATTAGGGATATAATTAAAAAACTTGATATTAGTACAGAAAAAAATAGGCCTGAAAGAAAAATTCTATCTAAAATTAGTAATTGAAAGTCGAAACAAATTGATTGAAATGAAGCATATGAAGAAACTTTTAATTTTGAAGAAAAGAAATGAGCAAAAGCTTATAGAGATTATCAACAATATTTGTATGAAAAAAATTATTTAGATTTTGATGATCTAATTTTAAAAGTTCATAAACTATTCAACGATAATATAAATATAAGAGAAAAATGAAGAAATAGATTTGACTATATAATGGTTGATGAGTTTCAAGATACAAATTACATACAATTTGATTTAGTAAAATGATTAACAGGCAAAAAAAATAACCTGACAGTTGTTGGAGACCCAGATCAAACTATTTATTCATGAAGAGGTGCAAAGGTAAATATTATTCTTAATTTTAGAAATGAGTTTTCAAATTCTCGTACAATAATGCTAAATGAAAATTATAGATCAACAAAACCAATTTTGGATATTGCAAATAACTTTATTGATAATAATAAAAATAGGGAGAAGAAGGATATTTTTACTCAAAAAAAAGAGGGGGAAATAGTTCAAGTTAAAGAAGTGGCTTCAAGAAACTTCGAAGCAAAATTTGTATCTAAAAAAATAAAAGAACTTGTAGTGGAAAATAATTATAAGTATTCAGACATTTTCGTTCTCTATCGAACAAATGCCTGGTCTCAGGAATTTGAAAAGGAGTTTCAAAATCAAAAAGTTCCTTTTCAGCTTATTGGAGGGTTTAAATTTAGAGATAGAAAAGTAATTAAAGATGTAACTGCTCTTCTACGAGCAGTTGTATTCAAAGATGATTTATCTATGGAAAGAGTTTTTACATTTACTCCCAAAGTCGGAGCTGTAACAGCTTCAAAATTAAAAGCAGCATCAGAGCAATTAAATTTAAACTTATTTGATTTATTAACAACAAAAAGTCAAGAAGTTAATCAAATATCAAAAAATTTAAATGATCTTATAGAGTGTTTAAAAAATGCAAGAAAAATATTTGAAGAAAATAAAAGTATATTAAAATTAACAGAAACTCTAATTAAAGAATCTGGTTATAGAGATCGTTTGGATTTAAAAGATAAAGAAGATATTGAAGCATTACAAAACTTAGAAGCATATTATGATCAAATGGAAAAATATGATACTTATTATAATGAAACTGAAAATGACTTAAATAGAGCAGTTATCTTTTTACAAGAAGAGGCTCTATCAAGTGATGAAGAAAATCAAAATGAGATAAATAAGGTTACACTATTAACAATTCACTCTGCAAAGGGATTAGAAAATAAGGTTGTATTTATTGTGGGTCTAAACAAAGATGTATTTCCCTCAAAAATGAGTTTTTTATCAATTGAAAATCTAGAAGAAGAAAGAAGAGCATTTTATGTTGCAATTACAAGAGCTCAAGAGCGACTTTTTATATCTTATGTTTCAGGAGAGTATTCTTATATATCTAATGGTGAATTAGGACCCTCTAGATTTATTCAAGAACTTAATCCTGAATTATATGAAATAGAAAAGAGTATTTATTTTCACTCTAATACTGATGTTTCAAGTACTTATAAAGGAAAAGCAAATTTAGAACTAAAACCTGATAAATTAGAGGCTGGTGTAGTTAAAGGTGATAAAATAAAGCATATGATTTTTGGAGATGGTCTAGTAATTAAGATTATTGATAGATATATTTCAGTGGCTTTTACAGATCCAAAGCAAGGAGTTAAAATGATACCAATAAACTCTGCTTCTTGAGAAAAGATAGAATAG
- the nrdE gene encoding class 1b ribonucleoside-diphosphate reductase subunit alpha — MNKDNIKNLSGTNESDEYIKLNARAKLFVPGQDNFKLDIQAAELYMKEHIEPNMMKFSTTKERIDYLIKNQYYDEVIISKYTIKEIDELSKYAYSFKFKFPSFMGALKFFNAYGLKSFDGKKYIETYEDRVVLNALFLGGGNFDKAKNILKQIILGRFQPATPTFLNAGKKQRGEYVSCYLLRIEDNMESIARAVTTSLQLSKRGGGVAICLTNLREFGAPIKNIENQATGVIPVMKILEDSFSYANQLGQRQGAGAVYLNVHHPDIMSFLDTKRENADEKIRIKSLSLGVVVPNITFDLAKENKDMALFSPYDVEKVYKKPFSDISVTDEYENMLKNKNIKKTYINARKLFQAIAELHFESGYPYLLFDDTVNNNNAHPVAGRIVMSNLCSEIVQVSTPSEYNSDLSFKKTGEDICCNLGSMNIAKTMESGEEFSEVIYNSILALDHVSRNSDLSSAPSIENGNKNNHAVGLGAMNLHGFLSINHIYYNSPEAIDFTNMFFYTMAFHAFKASNKLAKEYGSFAGFKISKFADGSYFNKYTKCESDKWAPQSELIKNLFDKYKVSIPTQKDWIELSNEIKKTGLANSHLMAVAPTGSISYLSSCTPSLQPVVAPVEVRKEGKLGRVYVPAYKIDFENMGYYSLGAYEVGPDPIIDIAAAAQQHVDQAISLTLFMTDQVTTRDLNKAYVRAFKKGCASIYYVRVRQEVLEDSENYECDACVI, encoded by the coding sequence ATGAACAAAGATAATATAAAAAATCTTTCTGGTACAAATGAATCAGATGAGTATATAAAATTAAATGCTAGAGCAAAATTATTTGTGCCTGGTCAGGATAACTTTAAGTTAGATATTCAGGCAGCAGAACTATATATGAAAGAGCATATTGAACCAAACATGATGAAATTTTCAACCACTAAAGAAAGAATTGATTACTTAATAAAAAATCAATATTATGATGAAGTAATTATTTCTAAATATACAATTAAAGAAATTGATGAATTAAGCAAATATGCATATTCATTTAAATTTAAATTCCCTAGTTTTATGGGAGCATTAAAATTTTTTAATGCTTATGGTTTAAAAAGTTTTGATGGTAAAAAATATATTGAAACTTATGAAGATAGAGTAGTTTTAAATGCACTATTTTTAGGTGGTGGAAATTTTGATAAAGCTAAAAATATTTTAAAACAAATAATATTAGGAAGATTTCAACCAGCAACTCCGACTTTTTTAAATGCAGGAAAAAAACAAAGAGGGGAATATGTCTCATGTTACTTGCTTAGAATTGAAGATAACATGGAGTCAATTGCAAGAGCAGTTACAACATCTTTACAATTATCAAAACGTGGAGGTGGAGTTGCAATTTGTTTAACTAATTTAAGAGAATTTGGTGCTCCAATTAAAAACATTGAAAATCAAGCAACAGGTGTAATTCCTGTAATGAAAATTTTAGAAGACTCATTTTCTTATGCAAATCAATTGGGACAAAGACAAGGAGCTGGAGCTGTATACTTAAACGTTCATCATCCAGATATAATGTCATTCCTTGATACAAAACGTGAAAATGCTGATGAAAAAATAAGAATAAAATCTTTATCTTTAGGAGTAGTAGTTCCAAATATAACTTTTGATTTGGCAAAAGAAAATAAAGATATGGCTCTTTTCAGTCCTTATGATGTTGAAAAAGTTTATAAGAAGCCTTTCTCAGATATTTCAGTAACTGATGAATATGAAAATATGCTAAAAAATAAAAATATTAAAAAGACATATATTAATGCTAGAAAATTATTTCAAGCAATTGCTGAATTACATTTTGAAAGTGGTTATCCTTATTTACTATTTGATGATACTGTAAATAATAATAATGCTCATCCAGTAGCTGGAAGAATTGTTATGAGTAACCTATGTAGTGAAATTGTTCAAGTTTCAACTCCAAGTGAATATAATTCAGACTTATCATTTAAGAAAACAGGTGAAGATATCTGTTGTAACTTGGGAAGTATGAATATTGCTAAAACAATGGAAAGTGGAGAAGAGTTTTCAGAAGTTATCTATAACTCAATTCTTGCTTTAGATCATGTTTCAAGAAATAGTGATTTATCAAGTGCACCATCAATTGAAAATGGAAATAAAAATAATCATGCAGTTGGATTAGGTGCTATGAATTTACATGGATTTTTATCAATAAATCATATTTACTATAATTCACCTGAAGCAATTGATTTTACAAATATGTTCTTTTACACAATGGCTTTTCATGCTTTTAAAGCTTCAAATAAATTGGCAAAGGAGTATGGTTCTTTTGCTGGATTTAAAATCTCAAAATTTGCAGATGGATCATATTTTAATAAATATACAAAATGTGAAAGTGACAAATGAGCTCCTCAATCAGAATTAATTAAAAATTTATTTGATAAATATAAAGTTTCAATTCCTACTCAAAAAGATTGAATAGAATTATCAAACGAAATTAAAAAAACAGGACTAGCTAACTCACACTTAATGGCAGTAGCTCCAACAGGTTCAATAAGTTATTTATCTTCTTGTACTCCAAGTTTACAACCAGTAGTTGCACCAGTTGAAGTTAGAAAAGAAGGAAAACTTGGAAGAGTTTATGTACCAGCTTATAAAATTGACTTTGAAAACATGGGTTACTATTCGCTAGGAGCTTATGAAGTTGGTCCAGATCCTATTATTGACATTGCAGCTGCAGCACAACAACATGTTGATCAAGCCATATCATTAACATTATTTATGACTGATCAAGTAACTACAAGAGACTTAAATAAGGCGTATGTAAGAGCCTTTAAAAAAGGATGTGCTTCAATATACTATGTTAGAGTGCGTCAAGAAGTTCTTGAAGATAGTGAAAATTATGAATGTGATGCATGTGTTATTTAA
- a CDS encoding HPr family phosphocarrier protein, producing the protein MTSFTAKVIDPVGLHARPASVLTKEASKYASEIKIKCGDKEGNLKSIMNVMALAVKTGAEITIEANGQDENEAIEAIEKAMKDNSII; encoded by the coding sequence ATGACTTCATTCACAGCTAAAGTAATTGATCCAGTTGGATTACATGCAAGACCTGCATCAGTTTTAACAAAAGAGGCTTCAAAATACGCATCAGAAATTAAAATAAAATGTGGAGATAAAGAAGGTAATTTAAAATCAATTATGAATGTTATGGCATTAGCAGTTAAAACTGGTGCTGAAATTACAATTGAAGCAAATGGCCAAGACGAAAACGAAGCTATTGAGGCAATTGAGAAAGCAATGAAAGATAACTCAATTATCTAG
- the nrdI gene encoding class Ib ribonucleoside-diphosphate reductase assembly flavoprotein NrdI: MHDDVIKISNKDIKKPKGKVFVVYFSSVSNNTHRFMEKLDVNDARIPYEIDDQLIVQKEYVLITPTYAGGGGDTKGAVPAQVIRFLNNENNRNLCRGVIASGNTNFGDTFAIAGPIISKKLNVPLLYQFELLGTAHDVETIRKILEDFWEE, translated from the coding sequence ATGCATGACGATGTTATTAAAATATCAAATAAAGATATTAAAAAACCAAAGGGAAAAGTATTTGTTGTATACTTTTCTTCAGTGTCTAATAATACACATAGATTTATGGAAAAACTAGATGTAAATGATGCAAGAATTCCCTATGAAATAGATGATCAGTTAATTGTTCAAAAGGAATATGTTTTAATAACTCCAACTTATGCTGGAGGTGGCGGAGATACAAAAGGGGCTGTACCAGCTCAAGTTATAAGATTTCTAAATAATGAAAATAACAGAAATTTATGTAGAGGAGTAATAGCTTCTGGAAATACTAATTTTGGTGATACATTTGCAATTGCAGGACCAATAATTTCTAAGAAGTTAAATGTTCCTTTACTATATCAATTTGAGCTTTTAGGAACTGCACACGATGTTGAGACAATAAGAAAAATCTTGGAAGATTTTTGAGAGGAATAA
- the nrdF gene encoding class 1b ribonucleoside-diphosphate reductase subunit beta: MAKKKNQYYYDSLSPIEFAMNKFNGRMRSVNWNVMNDDKDLEVWNRATQNFWLPEKVPVSNDLVSWKTLTPEWQELVTRTFTGLTLLDTIQATVGDVAQVSNSLTDHEQVIYTNFAFMVAVHARSYGTIFSTLCSSDQIEEAHEWVINCDSLQERAKALIPYYTGNDPLKSKVAAALMPGFLLYGGFYLPFYLSARGKLPNTSDIIRLILRDKVIHNYYSGYKYQRKVEKLSPAKQAEMKKFVFDLLYELIELENKFLYELYDGFGIAEDAVRFSLYNAGKFLQNLGYESPFTEEETRIEPEIFTQLSARADENHDFFSGNGSSYVMGVTEETSDEDWEF, from the coding sequence ATGGCAAAGAAAAAAAATCAATATTATTATGACTCACTTTCTCCAATTGAGTTTGCTATGAATAAATTCAATGGAAGAATGAGATCGGTAAATTGAAATGTAATGAATGATGATAAGGATTTAGAAGTTTGAAATAGAGCTACACAAAATTTTTGATTACCTGAAAAAGTTCCAGTTTCAAATGACTTAGTTTCATGAAAAACATTAACTCCAGAATGACAAGAATTAGTAACAAGAACTTTTACTGGACTTACTTTATTAGATACTATTCAAGCAACTGTTGGAGATGTTGCACAAGTATCAAACTCATTAACAGATCATGAGCAAGTTATTTATACTAATTTTGCATTTATGGTAGCTGTTCATGCAAGATCTTATGGAACAATTTTTTCAACTTTATGTTCAAGTGACCAAATTGAGGAAGCACATGAGTGAGTAATTAATTGTGATAGTTTACAAGAGAGAGCAAAAGCATTAATACCATATTACACAGGAAATGATCCATTAAAATCAAAAGTTGCAGCAGCACTTATGCCAGGGTTTTTACTTTATGGAGGATTTTACTTACCTTTTTATTTATCAGCAAGAGGAAAATTACCAAATACTTCAGACATTATTAGATTAATTTTAAGAGATAAGGTTATTCATAATTATTACAGTGGATACAAATATCAAAGAAAAGTTGAAAAATTATCTCCTGCAAAACAAGCAGAGATGAAAAAATTTGTATTTGACTTACTATATGAATTAATAGAGTTAGAAAATAAATTTTTATATGAATTATATGATGGGTTTGGTATTGCAGAAGATGCTGTAAGATTTAGTTTATATAATGCAGGTAAGTTTTTACAAAACTTGGGTTATGAATCTCCATTTACAGAAGAAGAAACTAGAATTGAACCAGAAATATTTACGCAATTATCAGCAAGAGCTGATGAAAATCATGACTTTTTCTCAGGTAATGGATCATCTTATGTTATGGGTGTAACTGAAGAAACATCTGATGAGGATTGAGAATTTTAA